The following proteins come from a genomic window of Lycium ferocissimum isolate CSIRO_LF1 chromosome 4, AGI_CSIRO_Lferr_CH_V1, whole genome shotgun sequence:
- the LOC132052124 gene encoding probable glycosyltransferase At3g07620, producing MGIGLQFQRLCCVQSVKKLLSIFGIVVAVVVLVSQLLALPYENYISLLSNNAARQLENVTNVDGVGYKDEIGLATDENRSNVEVDSVLGFQKSRTNTYPEKRLYANSTIGFHLNISIDSRPREIRNQSARIINVENVIADTGNKTSLPFNDKGLMENQAKGSNTKLVQAGFKIDGASIMKSKRRRPASISYMNSLVLQNSISSVRPQWNSAHERELRIAKLQIESSPIIRNIPEVHASIFRNYSTFRRSYELMERVLKVYVYREGEKPIFHQPYLRGIYASEGWFMKLMEKNKQFLVKDRKKAHLFYLPFSSLRLREARSEQNFTHQKDLENHLSDYIGKISRKYHFWNRSRGADHFFVACHDWAPRLTRKNMETCIRVLCNSNIAGGFKIGKDVSLPVTYVRSAENPLKDLGGNPPSARPVLAFFAGGLHGYLRPILLKHWSDREPDMKILGPMPRDPEGKAKYRELMKSSKYCICARGYEVHTPRVVESIHYECVPVIISDNYVPPFFEVFDWESFSVFVLEKDIPDLRNILLSIPEEKYMEMQRRLKIIQQYFLWHKSPVKYDLFHMILHSIWYNRVFQVKSK from the exons ATGGGGATTGGACTTCAATTTCAAAGGTTATGTTGTGTCCAGAGTGTTAAAAAATTGTTATCAATCTTTGGAATTGTGGTAGCTGTTGTGGTGCTGGTATCTCAATTACTTGCACTTCCATATGAGAATTACATATCTCTTCTATCAAATAATGCTGCTAGACAGTTGGAAAATGTTACAAATGTGGATGGAGTTGGCTACAAAGATGAAATTGGTTTGGCTACTGATGAAAATAGGAGTAATGTGGAAGTTGATTCAGTGCTAGGGTTTCAGAAATCAAGAACCAATACTTATCCAGAAAAGAGATTGTATGCAAATTCAACTATAGGGTTTCACTTGAATATAAGTATAGATTCAAGACCAAGGGAAATAAGGAATCAATCGGCTCGCATAATCAATGTGGAGAATGTGATTGCAGATACTGGTAATAAGACGTCTTTACCATTTAATGATAAAGGGTTAATGGAAAATCAGGCAAAGGGTTCCAATACTAAGTTGGTACAAGCTGGTTTCAAGATTGATGGTGCCTCGATAATGAAGAGTAAAAGAAGAAGACCGGCATCAATATCTTACATGAACTCTTTAGTGCTGCAGAACTCTATTAGTTCAGTG AGACCACAATGGAATTCTGCACATGAACGGGAACTCCGAATCGCGAAGCTTCAGATTGAAAGTTCTCCTATAATTAGAAACATTCCAGAAGTTCATGCATCTATCTTTCGAAATTATTCCACGTTTAGGAG GAGCTATGAGCTGATGGAACGCGTCCTTAAAGTGTATGTTTATAGGGAAGGGGAAAAACCAATATTCCATCAGCCATATCTGCGAGGTATTTATGCTTCTGAAGGGTGGTTCATGAAACTGATGGAGAAAAACAAACAATTTCTTGTGAAAGATCGCAAAAAGGCTCACTTATTTTATTTGCCTTTTAGTTCTCTGAGGCTAAGAGAAGCTCGATCAGAACAAAATTTTACTCACCAGAAAGATTTGGAAAATCATCTCAGCGATTACATTGGAAAAATCTCAAGAAAATATCATTTCTGGAATAGAAGCAGAGGAGCTGATCACTTTTTTGTTGCTTGTCATGATTGG GCACCCCGACTCACGAGGAAGAACATGGAAACTTGTATTAGAGTTCTCTGCAATTCAAATATAGCTGGAGGCTTCAAGATAGGGAAGGATGTCTCTCTGCCAGTAACCTATGTTCGTTCAGCTGAAAACCCGCTCAAGGATCTGGGAGGAAATCCTCCTTCAGCAAGACCTGTCCTTGCCTTTTTCGCTGGAGGCCTTCATGGTTATCTCCGTCCTATCTTGTTGAAACATTGGAGTGACAGAGAACCTGATATGAAGATTCTTGGGCCTATGCCTCGTGATCCTGAGGGTAAAGCAAAATATAGGGAACTTATGAAAAGCAGCAAATATTGCATATGTGCTAGGGGTTATGAAGTCCATACCCCAAGAGTTGTGGAGTCCATACACTATGAGTGTGTCCCTGTGATCATATCAGATAATTATGTGCCACCTTTCTTTGAAGTTTTCGACTGGGAATCGTTTTCTGTCTTTGTTTTGGAGAAAGATATACCAGATTTGAGAAACATCCTTCTTTCAATTCCTGAGGAGAAGTACATGGAGATGCAGCGTAGGCTGAAGATCATTCAACAGTATTTCCTTTGGCACAAAAGTCCTGTAAAGTATGACTTGTTTCACATGATCCTTCACTCAATCTGGTATAACAGAGTATTTCAGGTAAAATCTAAGTAA
- the LOC132054541 gene encoding protein TAP1-like, whose translation MEMKWLTLMVTMMAALAIFEGDLAMANLMEVKCIEHCMNDCKIIGIATAACLKFCPLHCVPPMPSPEVRYCSVRCILEHCVDYQNEEEKLVGCASNCRNKNHC comes from the exons ATGGAAATGAAATGGCTTACTCTAATGGTAACAATGATGGCAGCCTTGGCCATATTTGAAGGTGATTTGGCTATGGCCAATCTCATGGAGGTGAAATGTATAGAACATTGCATGAATGATTGCAAAATAATTGGCATAGCTACTGCTGCCTGCCTGAAATTCTGCCCACTTCACTGTGTTCCACCTATGCCTTCACCTGAAGTCCGCTATTGCAGTGTTCGATGCATTCTTGAACATTGTGTTGACTACCAGAACG AGGAAGAGAAGCTGGTAGGCTGCGCATCCAACTGCAGGAATAAAAATCACTGCTGA
- the LOC132053910 gene encoding disease resistance protein Roq1-like — MESPSSSLHSYDVFLSFRGEDTRSKFISHLYKELDQKGIRTFKDDKELKKGKSISPELLKAIEESTFAIIVLSENYASSSWCLDELVKIIECKNIFQLTVIPIFYNVSPSDTLFFFSFPVSLSSSYLLQYASEQNKDKVVLILCLLVLCFFFFFLLFVNRDRRNIKGNVEKVHKWRKALEDAASISGYEILDAPNTNEADSVQWVVDEILDQLVYNKTKPEEKLVNIDALIRDVNSLFFKEEDVRVVGIWGMGGSGKTTIARAFFDRYSNQFKHKVFLANIREVTQKDGAEHLQSNLISEILKSKSIHVKDVCEGANMIKDRLCKKKVLLILDDVDNKYELDALAGSTSWFGKGSKVIITTRNRKLLTKPEVDETYVVNLLPDGEALQLFSLHAFNQAIPAEGFEELSQEVIDYAKGLPLALKV, encoded by the exons ATGGAATCTCCCTCTTCTTCCCTACATAGTTATGATGTATTTCTCAGTTTTAGAGGTGAAGATACACGctccaaattcataagccaTCTATATAAAGAGTTAGATCAAAAAGGAATTCGCACATTTAAAGATGACAAAGAGctaaaaaaagggaaatcaaTTTCACCAGAACTTTTAAAAGCCATTGAAGAGTCAACATTCGCCATTATCGTTCTATCTGAGAACTATGCTTCTTCTTCATGGTGTTTGGATGAACTGGTGAAGATAATAGAAtgtaaaaacatttttcaactCACTGTTATACCTATCTTCTATAATGTGAGTCCATCAGAT actttgttttttttctcatttcctgTTTCTCTGTCATCATCCTATTTACTCCAATATGCTTCTGAGCAAAACAAGGACAAAGTTGTCCTGATTTTATGTCTCCTAGttttgtgtttctttttcttcttcttgctttTCGTTAATCGTGATAGGAGAAACATTAAGGGGAACGTGGAGAAGGTGCACAAGTGGAGAAAAGCATTGGAGGATGCAGCAAGTATTTCAGGCTACGAAATACTCGATGCACCTAATAC GAATGAAGCAGATTCAGTTCAGTGGGTAGTCGATGAGATCTTAGATCAGCTGGTTTACAATAAGACAAAACCTGAAGAGAAACTAGTGAACATAGATGCACTTATAAGGGATGTTAATTCATTGTTTTTTAAGGAGGAGGATGTTCGGGTGGTTGGAATTTGGGGGATGGGAGGATCAGGAAAAACAACTATAGCGAGAGCATTTTTCGATAGATATTCTAATCAATTCAAGCATAAGGTTTTCCTTGCTAACATTAGGGAAGTGACACAAAAGGATGGAGCGGAACACCTGCAATCTAACCTCATATCAGAAATCCTAAAATCAAAGTCCATACATGTAAAGGATGTTTGTGAAGGAGCCAACATGATAAAAGACCGGCTTTGCAAAAAGAAGGTTTTATTAATTCTTGATGATGTTGACAATAAATATGAACTAGATGCATTGGCTGGAAGCACTTCCTGGTTTGGCAAGGGCAGTAAAGTGATTATAACAACAAGAAATAGGAAGCTGTTGACTAAGCCTGAAGTTGATGAGACTTATGTGGTCAACCTCTTGCCTGATGGTGAAGCTCTTCAACTATTTAGTTTGCATGCATTCAATCAAGCTATTCCAGCAGAAGGTTTTGAGGAGCTCTCACAAGAAGTCATAGATTATGCTAAAGGTCTCCCTTTAGCTCTTAAAGTCTAG
- the LOC132052125 gene encoding disease resistance protein Roq1-like, translating to MFLDIVCFFRWWRECEVKEILDRFYSNSAIGLSILKERSLIYISCGVIEIHDLIEEMGHRIVRETHRDEPCKHSRLWKEAEISNVLMGCMDKGNIQAICLEYFFPEHMEFSGDRAFTGMHRLRLLRIFGGKFPRGLEYLPSELKSLYWSGYPLESLPKDFLGRKLVALEMPYGKVSRLWEGVKCCLNLEIIDLSHCQKLVETPDLKMIPHLKKLILRNCRSLREVHHSVEFLNELRLLDLESCQNLVHLPGCIWRLINSKVLDLSHFSMLKNLPEVLGKMDCLWILEKLKLVGCYQLAILPRNIWRLKHLEIFDIRHCLKLKKLPEIPEKMDRLLKLKLDRSGVRELPSSVKHLSGLKYLGLEGCRNLATLPTNIWTLKRLEILNLSECSRLEKLPEILETLDCLKHLMLNNSGIRELPSSIYHLRGLICLDLTLCENLAILPKGTWRLMSLKFLYLSQCSKLKKLPEIGDDIAYSSVLEILDLSSNENLVSLPRTIGRLTNLKILKVSGCLEIETVPEGLGDLDQLEELHADDTAIQYLPSSITRLNTLEFLSLRKKLFIHRQVSSSFVFPHVSTGFRSLVSLDLSNCSLIEGGLPCTLECLSSLISLNLSGNNFLFLPDISRLCCLRFLDLTFCSRLHGLPELPPRIKELYADARLALMSIPKFSSKYKDLDVISFIDEAERDVSIYQENQSGTCKRHQPCKELIQFSAHLEGMFNVLHKRNTFSIAFPGCEIPVLFNYQERGAYGISIKLPSNWFNERFLGFSICCVDEFRSLERSDGYSDFEYQCVNSSYETIIAKLIPLDGEPEQPILESRCVAATTYTNIKSSHVSSVFMPFDFPSIHVDNSKFYCLLEVSGESRIRTHWGVRLLYENEIKDWESLWRLPINIWHKMKIWHLSADTLPVGSLINQKHYEESSMSRSRGFEWSRMMKIWRTANATLLEGSFQKQEVWKEMSSSKDARNGSKQLRGPATSPAALRKCQIFPKNGTCLFCHLVEENIVHLFFHCRIARLVWLKIWGIRTEEFLEFTTQEWIHVILNPEKLFGLLAPSRDQFVVFAAIIFRKIWEKRNRMLQGEDNRLNADELYRAGNEATKEEKLLDRFLSDLLETKFDTCETDRSAEPDDIEKYDIYDDDDDDDDGDIELDHISDVEYHSFTF from the exons ATGTTTTTAGATATTGTATGTTTCTTTAGATGGTGGAGGGAATGTGAGGTCAAAGAGATACTTGATCGATTTTATTCCAACTCTGCTATTGGACTAAGTATTCTCAAAGAAAGATCactcatatatatttcatgtgGCGTTATTGAAATACATGATTTAATAGAAGAAATGGGCCACCGTATCGTACGCGAAACTCATCGAGATGAGCCTTGTAAACATAGCAGACTATGGAAAGAAGCAGAGATCAGCAATGTCTTGATGGGATGTATG GACAAGGGCAATATTCAGGCTATATGTTTGGAGTATTTCTTCCCAGAACATATGGAATTTAGTGGAGATAGGGCCTTCACGGGAATGCATAGACTAAGACTACTCAGAATCTTTGGAGGAAAATTTCCAAGAGGTCTTGAATATCTTCCCAGTGAGCTAAAATCACTTTATTGGTCGGGATATCCTTTAGAAAGCTTGCCAAAAGATTTCCTAGGAAGAAAGCTCGTTGCACTTGAAATGCCCTATGGCAAAGTTTCCCGGCTATGGGAAGGAGTAAAG TGTTGTCTCAATTTGGAAATAATTGATCTTTCACACTGTCAGAAATTAGTGGAAACACCTGATCTTAAAATGATTCCACATTTGAAGAAGTTGATCCTAAGGAACTGCAGAAGTTTGAGAGAAGTTCACCATTCCGTTGAATTCCTCAATGAGCTCAGACTGTTAGACCTCGAAAGTTGCCAAAATCTTGTACATCTCCCCGGTTGTATTTGGAGACTTATAAACTCAAAAGTTCTGGATCTCTCTCATTTCTCAATGCTTAAGAACTTGCCAGAAGTTCTCGGCAAAATGGATTGTTTATGGatacttgagaagctgaagttGGTTGGCTGCTACCAATTAGCAATTCTACCCCGCAACATTTGGAGATTGAAacatttggaaatttttgaTATCCGTCATTGCTTGAAGCTTAAGAAATTACCAGAAATTCCAGAGAAGATGGATCGGCTATTGAAACTCAAACTAGACAGGTCTGGGGTACGCGAACTACCTTCTTCAGTGAAGCATCTTAGCGGTCTAAAATATTTGGGCTTGGAAGGGTGCAGAAATCTTGCAACCCTACCTACCAATATTTGGACTCTAAAAAGGTTAGAAATCCTTAATCTCTCTGAGTGCTCGCGGCTTGAGAAGTTACCTGAGATTCTGGAGACCTTGGATTGTTTAAAGCATCTTATGCTAAACAATTCAGGGATACGAGAATTACCTTCTTCAATTTACCATCTAAGAGGCCTGATTTGTCTAGATTTGACTCTCTGTGAAAATCTGGCAATTCTTCCCAAGGGTACTTGGAGATTGATGAGTCTGAAGTTTCTTTACCTATCTCAGTGCTCAAAACTTAAGAAACTGCCAGAAATTGGGGATGATATAGCTTATTCATCAGTACTTGAAATCCTAGACTTGTCGAGTAACGAAAATCTTGTGTCTCTCCCTAGAACCATCGGAAGGTTGACGAACTTAAAAATCCTCAAAGTATCTGGCTGCTTGGAAATTGAGACAGTTCCAGAAGGGCTAGGTGATTTAGATCAGTTGGAGGAGCTTCATGCAGATGATACTGCAATTCAGTATCTGCCTTCTTCCATCACACGCTTGAACACACTGGAATTCTTGTCCCTTCGGAAAAAACTATTCATACACCGCCAAGTTTCTTCAAGTTTTGTGTTTCCACATGTGTCTACAGGATTTCGCTCATTAGTCAGTTTAGATCTAAGCAATTGTTCTTTAATTGAAGGAGGACTTCCTTGCACTTTGGAATGCTTATCTTCTCTTATTTCTTTAAACTTGAGCGGGAATAATTTCCTCTTTTTACCTGATATTAGTAGACTTTGCTGCCTTCGTTTCCTTGATTTGACATTTTGTAGTAGGCTCCATGGACTGCCTGAACTTCCACCGAGAATAAAGGAACTTTATGCAGATGCCCGCCTTGCTTTGATGAgtattccaaaattttcttccAAGTACAAAGATTTGGATGTGATATCATTCATTGATGAAGCAGAGAGAGATGTTTCTATTTATCAAGAAAACCAATCAGGGACATGTAAACGCCACCAGCCATGTAAGGAGTTGATTCAGTTTTCAGCTCATCTAGAG GGAATGTTTAATGTGTTGCACAAAAGGAATACTTTTAGCATTGCCTTTCCAGGTTGTGAAATTCCAGTTTTGTTCAACTATCAAGAGAGAGGTGCATATGGGATCTCAATTAAGCTGCCTAGCAATTGGTTCAACGAGAGGTTCTTGGGATTTTCAATATGTTGTGTTGATGAATTCAGATCTCTCGAAAGAAGTGATGGTTATTCAGATTTTGAATACCAATGTGTAAACAGCTCTTACGAAACCATCATAGCGAAGTTGATACCCCTTGATGGTGAACCAGAGCAACCAATTTTGGAGTCAAGGTGTGTGGCAGCCACGACTTACACTAATATTAAATCATCACATGTTTCCTCTGTGTTCATGCCATTTGATTTTCCAAGCATTCACGTtgataattcaaaattttactGCCTACTTGAGGTATCGGGTGAATCAAGAATTCGTACTCATTGGGGTGTTCGCTTGCTATATGAGAACGAAATTAAAGACTGGGAATCATTATGGCGTCTGCCCATTAACATTTGgcataaaatgaaaatttggcatTTATCAGCTGATACACTTCCAGTGGGATCACTAATAAATCAAAAACACTATGAAGAATCGAGCATGTCCCGTTCTAGAGGATTTGAATGGTCCAGAATGATGAAAATTTGGCGTACTGCAAATGCTACATTGCTGGAGGGATCCTTTCAAAAACAAGAAGTTTGGAAAGAGATGAGCTCGTCCAAAGATGCAAGAAATGGATCGAAACAGTTGAGAGGCCCCGCAACTTCACCAGCTGCCTTGAGGAAATGCCAAATATTCCCAAAAAATGGAACTTGCTTGTTTTGCCATCTAGTCGAGGAAAACATTGTTCACCTATTTTTTCATTGCCGCATAGCTCGGCTGGTTTGGCTTAAAATATGGGGTATTAGGACAGAGGAATTCCTTGAATTCACCactcaagaatggattcatgtTATTCTTAACCCTGAAAAGTTATTTGGTCTCTTAGCTCCAAGTAGGGACCAATTTGTTGTGTTCGCCGCAATTATATTCAGAAAGATATGGGAGAAAAGAAACCGTATGCTTCAAGGGGAGGATAATAGGTTGAATGCTGATGAGCTTTACAGAGCTGGAAATGAGgctacaaaagaagaaaagttactTGATCGGTTCTTGTCGGACTTGCTTGAAACCAAATTTGACACATGTGAAACTGACAGATCTGCAGAACCAGATGATATTGAGaagtatgatatatatgatgatgatgatgatgatgatgatggtgatattGAGCTTGATCACATCAGTGATGTTGAGTATCACTCTTTCACATTCTAg